One Agelaius phoeniceus isolate bAgePho1 chromosome 6, bAgePho1.hap1, whole genome shotgun sequence DNA window includes the following coding sequences:
- the NDUFS8 gene encoding NADH dehydrogenase [ubiquinone] iron-sulfur protein 8, mitochondrial isoform X3, with product MAALRLLYQAARAGPLAPLGSLRLLSTSTPRDCYKYVNIREPAMDMRSITDRAAQTLLWTELVRGLAMTLSYLFREPATINYPFEKGPLSPRFRGEHALRRYPSGEERCIACKLCEAVCPAQAITIEAEPRADGSRRTTRYDIDMTKCIYCGFCQEACPVDAIVEGPNFEFSTETHEELLYNKEKLLNNGDKWEAEIAANIQADYLYR from the exons ATGGCAGCACTGCGACTGCTGTACCAGGCTGCCCGTGCAG gcccCCTGGCCCCACTGGGCTCCCTGCGcctgctcagcaccagcacccccagagaCTGTTACA AGTATGTCAACATCCGGGAGCCGGCCATGGACATGCGATCCATCACTGACCGCGCTGCCCAGACCCTGCTCTGGACCGAGCTCGTCCGAG GCCTGGCCATGACCCTGAGCTACCTTTTCCGTGAGCCGGCCACCATCAATTACCCATTTGAGAAGGGCCCGCTGAGCCCGCGGTTCCGTGGGGAGCACGCGCTGCGCCGGTACCCGTCTGGGGAGGAGCGCTGCATCGCCTGCAAGCTCTGCGAGGCCGTGTGCCCGGCACAG GCCATCACCATCGAGGCTGAGCCCCGCGCCGATGGCAGCCGCCGCACCACGCGCTACGACATCGACATGACCAAGTGCATCTACTGTGGGTTCTGCCAGGAGGCCTGTCCTGTGGATGCCATCGTGGAG ggccccAACTTCGAGTTCTCGACGGAGACGCACGAGGAGCTGCTCTACAACAAGGAGAAGCTGCTCAACAACGGCGACAAGTGGGAGGCTGAGATTGCAGCCAACATCCAGGCTGATTACCTGTACCGATGA
- the NDUFS8 gene encoding NADH dehydrogenase [ubiquinone] iron-sulfur protein 8, mitochondrial isoform X1 produces the protein MRSARGGDQGSGRRRALRAGPAMAALRLLYQAARAGPLAPLGSLRLLSTSTPRDCYKYVNIREPAMDMRSITDRAAQTLLWTELVRGLAMTLSYLFREPATINYPFEKGPLSPRFRGEHALRRYPSGEERCIACKLCEAVCPAQAITIEAEPRADGSRRTTRYDIDMTKCIYCGFCQEACPVDAIVEGPNFEFSTETHEELLYNKEKLLNNGDKWEAEIAANIQADYLYR, from the exons ATGCGCAGTGCCCGCGGGGGCGACCAGGGGTCAGGACGGCGGAGGGCCCTTAGGGCAG GACCGGCCATGGCAGCACTGCGACTGCTGTACCAGGCTGCCCGTGCAG gcccCCTGGCCCCACTGGGCTCCCTGCGcctgctcagcaccagcacccccagagaCTGTTACA AGTATGTCAACATCCGGGAGCCGGCCATGGACATGCGATCCATCACTGACCGCGCTGCCCAGACCCTGCTCTGGACCGAGCTCGTCCGAG GCCTGGCCATGACCCTGAGCTACCTTTTCCGTGAGCCGGCCACCATCAATTACCCATTTGAGAAGGGCCCGCTGAGCCCGCGGTTCCGTGGGGAGCACGCGCTGCGCCGGTACCCGTCTGGGGAGGAGCGCTGCATCGCCTGCAAGCTCTGCGAGGCCGTGTGCCCGGCACAG GCCATCACCATCGAGGCTGAGCCCCGCGCCGATGGCAGCCGCCGCACCACGCGCTACGACATCGACATGACCAAGTGCATCTACTGTGGGTTCTGCCAGGAGGCCTGTCCTGTGGATGCCATCGTGGAG ggccccAACTTCGAGTTCTCGACGGAGACGCACGAGGAGCTGCTCTACAACAAGGAGAAGCTGCTCAACAACGGCGACAAGTGGGAGGCTGAGATTGCAGCCAACATCCAGGCTGATTACCTGTACCGATGA
- the NDUFS8 gene encoding NADH dehydrogenase [ubiquinone] iron-sulfur protein 8, mitochondrial isoform X2, with amino-acid sequence MRSARGGDQGSGRRRALRAGPLAPLGSLRLLSTSTPRDCYKYVNIREPAMDMRSITDRAAQTLLWTELVRGLAMTLSYLFREPATINYPFEKGPLSPRFRGEHALRRYPSGEERCIACKLCEAVCPAQAITIEAEPRADGSRRTTRYDIDMTKCIYCGFCQEACPVDAIVEGPNFEFSTETHEELLYNKEKLLNNGDKWEAEIAANIQADYLYR; translated from the exons ATGCGCAGTGCCCGCGGGGGCGACCAGGGGTCAGGACGGCGGAGGGCCCTTAGGGCAG gcccCCTGGCCCCACTGGGCTCCCTGCGcctgctcagcaccagcacccccagagaCTGTTACA AGTATGTCAACATCCGGGAGCCGGCCATGGACATGCGATCCATCACTGACCGCGCTGCCCAGACCCTGCTCTGGACCGAGCTCGTCCGAG GCCTGGCCATGACCCTGAGCTACCTTTTCCGTGAGCCGGCCACCATCAATTACCCATTTGAGAAGGGCCCGCTGAGCCCGCGGTTCCGTGGGGAGCACGCGCTGCGCCGGTACCCGTCTGGGGAGGAGCGCTGCATCGCCTGCAAGCTCTGCGAGGCCGTGTGCCCGGCACAG GCCATCACCATCGAGGCTGAGCCCCGCGCCGATGGCAGCCGCCGCACCACGCGCTACGACATCGACATGACCAAGTGCATCTACTGTGGGTTCTGCCAGGAGGCCTGTCCTGTGGATGCCATCGTGGAG ggccccAACTTCGAGTTCTCGACGGAGACGCACGAGGAGCTGCTCTACAACAAGGAGAAGCTGCTCAACAACGGCGACAAGTGGGAGGCTGAGATTGCAGCCAACATCCAGGCTGATTACCTGTACCGATGA
- the LOC129121208 gene encoding aldehyde dehydrogenase family 3 member B1-like has protein sequence METGTVFPQLPGIEAKRAPEGNAGNGSVDGDTLSRNPFAGLVSHLRASWLSGKTRPMEYRVAQLEALGRFLDDKKQQIMDATASDLGKAPFETELSEILVCKNELHETLNNLSCWMKDEKVDRILAMQLDSAFIRKDPYGVVLIIAPWNYPIQLFLVPLIGAIAAGNCVIVKPSEVSKKTERLMAEALPSYLDKDCFAVVTGGVQETTRLLENKFDYIFFTGSPPVGRIVMTAAAKHLTPVTLELGGKNPCYVSDTCDVTNVARRVAWGRFFNAGQTCIAPDYLLCTLEMQEKLLPALQKAINDFYGPNPQESPDFGRIVNDKQFQRLRALLGSGRVAIGGQTDEAERYIAPTVLVDVQPSDPVMQEEIFGPILPIVIIANVDEAIDFINSRERPLAAYAFSSDDKVVNRVLERTSSGGFCGNDTLMHVTLPSLPFGGIGNSGLGTHHGKFSFDTFSHPRGCLKRGMGRESLNAPRYPPYSQRKFGLIQATLKVTRKSDCTLL, from the exons ATGGAGACTGGAACTGTCTTCCCGCAGCTTCCTGGGATCGAGGCCAAGAGAGCCCCCGAGGGCAATGCTGGGAACGGGAGTGTGGATGGTGACACCCTGAG caggaACCCCTTTGCAGGGCTGGTGAGCCACCTGCGGGCATCCTGGCTCTCTGGGAAGACTCGGCCCATGGAATACCGTGTGGCCCAGCTGGAGGCTCTGGGACGCTTCCTGGATGACAAGAAGCAGCAGATCATGGATGCCACTGCCTCTGACTTGGGCAAG gcaCCCTTTGAAACCGAATTATCTGAGATCCTCGTGTGCAAGAACGAGCTCCATGAGACCCTGAACAACCTGTCCTGCTGGATGAAGGACGAGAAGGTGGACAGGATTCTG GCAATGCAGCTGGACTCTGCCTTCATCCGCAAGGACCCCTACGGGGTGGTGCTCATCATAGCGCCCTGGAATTACCCCATTCAACTCTTCCTGGTGCCCCTCATCGGGGCCATCGCTGCTG GGAACTGTGTCATTGTCAAACCCTCTGAGGTGTCCAAGAAGACAGAAAGACTCATGGCAGAAGCGCTGCCCAGCTACCTGGACAAG GACTGCTTTGCTGTGGTGACTGGTGGTGTGCAGGAGACCACCAGGCTGCTGGAGAACAAGTTTGACTACATCTTCTTCACTG GCAGCCCCCCGGTGGGGCGGATTGTGATGACAGCCGCTGCCAAGCACCTGACACCGGTGACACTGGAGCTGGGGGGCAAGAACCCCTGCTATGTGTCTGACACCTGTGATGTGACCAACGTGGCACGACGCGTGGCCTGGGGCCGCTTCTTCAACGCAGGGCAGACCTGCATCGCGCCCGACTACCTGCTCTGCACCTTGGAGATGCAGGAgaagctgctcccagccctgcaaaaGGCCATCAATGATTTCTATGGCCCCAACCCCCAAGAATCCCCGGATTTTGGCCGCATTGTGAATGACAAGCAGTTCCAGCGCCTGCGGGCGCTGCTGGGCAGCGGGCGCGTGGCCATCGGGGGACAGACGGACGAGGCTGAGCGCTACATCG ctcccaccGTGCTGGTGGATGTGCAGCCTTCAGATCCtgtcatgcaggaggagatctTTGGGCCCATCCTGCCCATCGTCATCATTGCCAACGTGGATGAAGCCATTGACTTCATCAACAGCCGGGAGCGGCCCTTGGCTGCCTACGCCTTCTCCTCAGATGACAAG GTGGTGAACCGGGTCCTGGAGAGGACAAGCAGTGGTGGCTTCTGTGGCAACGACACCCTGATGCATGTGACACTGCCCTCACTGCCCTTTGGAGGCATTG GGAACAGCGGCCTGGGAACGCACCACGGGAAGTTCAGCTTTGACACCTTCTCCCACCCCCGTGGGTGCCTGAAGCGCGGGATGGGCCGGGAGTCCCTCAACGCCCCGCGCTATCCCCCCTACAGCCAGAGGAAATTTGGGCTCATCCAGGCCACTTTAAAGGTGACACGTAAGAGTGACTGTACCCTGCTCTGA